Proteins encoded in a region of the Suncus etruscus isolate mSunEtr1 chromosome 1, mSunEtr1.pri.cur, whole genome shotgun sequence genome:
- the SLC4A1 gene encoding LOW QUALITY PROTEIN: band 3 anion transport protein (The sequence of the model RefSeq protein was modified relative to this genomic sequence to represent the inferred CDS: deleted 10 bases in 9 codons): MGDSQEDYEERMEEIIGLEEYDDHEVSVPQVEVEEPTAYLAEQTVTDYQTTSQPGTHEVYVELQELVMDGKNQELRWMEAGRWVRLEENLGEDGAWGRPHLSYLTFWSLLELQRAFAKGTVLLDLQETSLAGVANQLLDRFIFEEQVRPNDRDELLRVLLLSHSHAGDLEALGGVKPTVVTRSGEPSQPLLPQSPSLETQLSAKRGGYRRDDPPSGILEKIPPDSEATLVLGRASFLERQVLGLCGCRRQWNWRPLELPVPVGFLIVLLGPEDPHTNYTQLGRAAATLMSERVFRTDAYLAQSRGELVRNLEGFLDCSLVLPPTDVPSEQALLSLVPRWQQELLRRRYLPSAAKPDPSFYKGLDLNGVPGSAGGPDDPLQRTGNLFGGLVRDIRRRYPHYLSDITDALRPPVLAAVIFIYFAALSPAVTFGGLLEEDTEPYWGCRELLISTAVQGILFSMLAAQPLLVVGFSGPLLVFEEAFFSFCDSKGLEYIVGRVWVGFWLILLVVLVVAFEGSFLVRFISRYTQEIFSILISLIFIYETFTKLIKIFEDHPLKKNYEHNVTVVPKPQAPLPNTALLSLVLMAGTFFSAMTLRKFKNSSYFPGKVGRSLGDFGVPISILIMVLVDTFIQDTYTQKLKVPSGLTVSNSSARGWIIHQPLGLYSQFPIWMMFASALPALLVFILIFLESQINHVSARLIVSKPDRKMVKGSGFHLDLLLVMGMGGLAALFGMPWLSATTVRSVTHANALTVMGKASGPGASAQIQEVKEQRISGLLVSLLVGLSILMGPILSLIPVSVLFGIFLYMGVTSLSGIQLFDRILLLLKPPKHHPDVPYVKRVKDLAHAHVHRGIQIVCLAVLWAVKSQPSISLALPFILILTVPLRRFLLPLIFRNLELQCLDADDAKATFDEEEGHDEYDEVPMPV, encoded by the exons GAGGATTACGAAGAGAGGATGGAAGAGATAATAGGGCTGGAAGAATATGATGACCACGAGGTCTCTGTACCCCAGGTGGAGGTGGAAGAGCCAACAG CATACCTCGCCGAGCAGACAGTCACCGACTATCAAACCACATCCCAGCCGGGCACCCACGAG GTCTACGTGGAGCTGCAGGAGCTGGTGATGGATGGAAAGAACCAGGAGCTGCGCTGGATGGAGGCAGGGCGCTGGGTGCGGCTGGAGGAGAACCTGGGCGAGGATGGGGCCTGGGGCCGCCCGCACCTGTCCTATCTCACTTTCTGGAGCCTCCTGGAGCTGCAA AGAGCCTTCGCCAAGG GCACCGTCCTCCTGGACCTGCAGGAGACCTCCCTGGCGGGGGTGGCCAACCAGCTGCTGGACAGATTCATCTTCGAGGAGCAGGTCCGGCCAAATGACCGAGACGAGCTGCTGAGGGTCCTACTGCTGTCTCACAG TCACGCCGGAGACCTGGAGGCCCTGGGGGGTGTGAAGCCCACAGTGGTGACGCGCTCCGGGGAGCCCTCACAACCTCTGCTCCCCCAAAGTCCATCTCTGGAGACACAGCTCTCTGCCAAAAG aGGTGGGTACCGAAGGGACGATCCCCCTTCAGGAATCCTGGAGAAGATCCCCCCGGACTCAGAGGCCACATTGGTGCTCG GTCGGGCCTCCTTCCTGGAGCGGCAGGTGTTGGGCTTGTGCGGCTGCAGGAGGCAGTGGAACTGGAGGCCGTTGGAGCTGCCGGTTCCCGTG GGCTTCCTTATTGTGCTTCTGGGCCCCGAGGACCCTCACACCAACTATACCCAGCTGGGCAGGGCCGCTGCCACCCTCATGTCAGAGCGG GTGTTCCGTACAGATGCCTACCTGGCCCAGAGCCGGGGGGAGCTGGTACGCAACCTTGAGGGCTTCCTGGACTGCAGTCTGGTACTGCCTCCCACTGACGTGCCTTCGGAGCAGGCC TTGCTCAGCCTAGTACCCAGGTGGCAACAAGAGCTACTGCGGAGACGGTACCTGCCCAGTGCCGCCAAGCCAGACCCCAGCTTCTACAAGGGCCTCG ACCTGAATGGGGTTCCAGGATCTGCAGGGGGCCCAGATGACCCTCTGCAGAGGACA GGAAACCTCTTCGGGGGTCTAGTGCGTGACATCCGCCGCCGCTATCCCCACTACCTGAGCGACATCACAGATGCGCTCAGGCCCCCAGTCCTGGCTGCCGTCATCTTCATCTACTTCGCTGCCCTGTCGCCTGCTGTCACCTTTGGGGGCCTCCTGG AAGAAGACACAGAACCATATTGGGGGTGTCGGGAGCTGCTCATCTCCACTGCCGTGCAGGGTATTCTCTTCTCGATGCTGGCCGCA CAGCCACTGCTGGTGGTTGGCTTCTCCGGCCCGCTGCTCGTGTTCGAGGAGGCCTTCTTCTCG TTCTGCGACAGTAAAGGCCTGGAGTATATCGTGGGCCGCGTGTGGGTTGGCTTCTGGCTCATTCTGCTGGTGGTACTGGTGGTG GCCTTCGAGGGCAGCTTCCTGGTGCGCTTCATCTCCCGCTACACCCAGGAGATCTTCTCCATCCTCATTTCCCTCATCTTCATCTATGAGACGTTCACCAAACTGATCAAG ATCTTTGAAGACCACCCACTGAAGAAGAACTATGAACACAACGTGACCGTAGTACCCAAACCACAGGCCCCTTTGCCCAACACAGCccttctctctcttgttctcatGGCTGGGACCTTCTTCTCGGCCATGACACTGCGCAAATTCAAGAACAGCTCCTACTTCCCTGGCAAGGTGGGCA GGTCATTGGGGGATTTTGGCGTTCCTATCTCCATCCTGATCATGGTCTTGGTAGACACCTTCATCCAGGACACCTACACTCAG AAACTCAAAGTGCCCAGCGGCCTCACCGTGTCCAACTCCTCAGCACGGGGCTGGATCATTCACCAACCGCTAGGCTTGTACTCCCAG TTCCCCATCTGGATGATGTTTGCCTCAGCCCTGCCTGCCTTGCTGGTCTTCATCCTCATCTTCCTCGAGTCCCAGATCAACCACGTAAGTGCCAG GCTGATCGTGAGCAAACCCGACCGCAAGATGGTCAAGGGCTCAGGCTTCCATCTGGACCTGCTGCTAGTCATGGGCATGGGCGGGCTGGCTGCCCTCTTCGGGATGCCCTGGCTCAGTGCCACAACTGTGCGCTCTGTCACTCACGCCAATGCCCTCACCGTCATGGGCAAGGCCAGTGGCCCGGGGGcctctgcacagatccaggaggtCAAAGAGCAGCGAATCAGC GGGCTCCTGGTCTCCTTGCTTGTGG GCTTATCCATTCTCATGGGACCcatcctgtccctcatccctgtCTCTGTGCTGTTTGGCATCTTCCTCTACATGGGAGTCACCTCGCTAAGTGGCATCCAGCTGTTTGACCGGATCCTGCTTCTGCTCAAGCCACCCAAGCACCACCCAGATGTGCCCTACGTCAAGAGG GTGAAGGACTTGGCGCATGCACATGTTCACAGGGGCATCCAGATCGTCTGCCTGGCCGTGCTGTGGGCAGTAAAGTCCCAGCCGTCCATCTCACTGGCACTGCCCTTCATCCTCATCCTCACTGTGCCCCTGCGCCGCTTCCTGCTGCCACTGATCTTCCGCAACCTGGAGCTCCAATGT CTGGACGCTGATGATGCCAAAGCCACCTTTGATGAGGAGGAAGGCCATGATGAATACGAC GAGGTGCCCATGCCCGTGTAA